Proteins from a genomic interval of Bradyrhizobium sp. G127:
- a CDS encoding helix-turn-helix transcriptional regulator — MQKTLKSADYARLIDLLVAVRKSADVRQQALAKKLGRPQSFVAKYENGERRLDIIEFTAIARALGADPVKLFKDYVGGKGAPKAALKRPIK, encoded by the coding sequence ATGCAAAAGACCCTCAAATCCGCGGATTATGCCCGGCTGATCGACCTGCTTGTCGCCGTGCGGAAATCAGCGGACGTTCGCCAGCAGGCTTTGGCCAAGAAACTCGGGCGACCTCAATCCTTTGTCGCGAAATATGAGAACGGCGAGCGCCGCCTCGATATCATCGAGTTCACGGCCATCGCGCGCGCGCTTGGCGCCGATCCCGTCAAGCTGTTCAAGGACTACGTTGGCGGAAAAGGCGCGCCCAAGGCCGCCTTAAAGCGTCCGATCAAATAA
- a CDS encoding DUF3489 domain-containing protein codes for MATNNRKPSRKTGRKSTPAPKRSTKPASKALPPVAPKKPVTPKTPNVAMSKQDKVLDMLRAPSGTTIAAIMKATEWQQHSVRGFFAGTVRKKLKLNLTSVKTDDQRVYRIAKPGIGK; via the coding sequence ATGGCCACCAACAATCGAAAACCTTCGCGCAAGACCGGGCGTAAATCCACACCGGCACCAAAGCGATCGACGAAACCGGCCTCCAAGGCTCTGCCGCCCGTCGCACCGAAGAAGCCGGTCACGCCGAAGACGCCGAACGTGGCCATGTCCAAGCAGGACAAGGTCCTCGATATGCTGCGCGCGCCCTCCGGCACCACCATCGCCGCCATTATGAAGGCGACCGAGTGGCAGCAACATTCGGTGCGCGGCTTCTTTGCAGGCACGGTGCGCAAAAAGCTCAAGCTGAACCTAACTTCGGTCAAAACCGATGACCAACGCGTCTACCGGATCGCAAAGCCGGGCATCGGGAAATGA
- a CDS encoding DUF2924 domain-containing protein, which yields MSQLPSSMKPADPAVEAELDRLATAPIVELRKRYREVLRTDPPKAFGPDLLRRSIAHRIQEKAYGRLYGPTKRLLDQLVKAMTAKPNGKLDLPRRIKPGSELVRTWKGKTYRVVVRPDGFAYDGKTYEGLSEIASLIAGTNWNGPRFFGLRSKTEKATSDGK from the coding sequence ATGAGCCAGCTTCCCTCCTCCATGAAACCAGCCGATCCAGCCGTGGAAGCGGAGCTCGATCGGCTGGCGACAGCTCCCATCGTCGAATTGCGCAAACGATATCGAGAGGTGCTTCGAACGGATCCGCCGAAAGCTTTCGGCCCGGACCTGCTGCGCCGGAGCATCGCTCACCGGATTCAAGAAAAGGCCTATGGCAGATTATACGGCCCGACCAAGCGCCTGCTCGACCAGCTTGTGAAAGCCATGACCGCCAAGCCCAATGGAAAGCTTGATTTGCCGCGCCGGATCAAGCCCGGCTCAGAGCTGGTCCGGACATGGAAGGGAAAAACCTACCGGGTCGTGGTCCGGCCGGACGGGTTTGCCTATGACGGCAAGACCTATGAAGGTCTCTCCGAGATCGCGTCCTTAATTGCCGGTACCAACTGGAATGGACCGCGCTTCTTCGGGCTGCGGTCGAAGACAGAAAAGGCCACGTCGGATGGCAAGTAG